In one window of Episyrphus balteatus chromosome 3, idEpiBalt1.1, whole genome shotgun sequence DNA:
- the LOC129913744 gene encoding vitelline membrane protein Vm26Ab-like codes for MKFFAVLIAFAAVVCVVLADKMDKKEGMVSSSYGAPAAPSYGGGASYSAPPCPKNYLFSCQPSLAPVPCAAGGGYAGAYSEQVPQYAYPQYAPQY; via the coding sequence ATGAAATTCTTCGCTGTTTTGATTGCTTTCGCTGCTGTCGTTTGCGTTGTGTTGGCCGATAAAATGGACAAGAAGGAAGGTATGGTCTCATCCAGCTATGGCGCTCCAGCTGCCCCATCATATGGAGGTGGTGCATCATACTCAGCTCCACCATGCCCCAAGAACTACTTGTTCAGCTGTCAACCAAGCTTGGCCCCAGTTCCATGCGCTGCTGGTGGTGGATATGCTGGAGCATACTCCGAACAAGTTCCACAATACGCTTATCCACAATACGCTCCACAATATTGA